One region of Leucoraja erinacea ecotype New England chromosome 10, Leri_hhj_1, whole genome shotgun sequence genomic DNA includes:
- the gpr52 gene encoding G-protein coupled receptor 52, which yields MNHSVTEWSSVSPSNTSANLSTHRACPLGFGYSDVVDVCVLETVVIVLLTVLIIMGNLTVIFVFHCAPLLHHYTTSYFIQTMAYADLFVGVSCLVPALTLLHYSTGMQESLTCQVFGYIISVLKSVSMACLACISIDRYLAITKPLSYNQLVTPCRLRICIVLIWIYSGVVFLPSFFGWEKPGYHGDIFEWCANFWETNAYFTGFIVCLLYAPAASIVCFTYFHIFKICRQHTKEINERRARFPSQDVEAAEGSPSPDRSYAMVLFRITSVFYVLWLPYIVYFLLESSRVLESPSLSFVTTWLAISNSFCNCLIYNLSNSVFRLGLRRLWEAVCSLCTCLGDESLRDPIPRKRANSCSI from the coding sequence ATGAACCACTCCGTGACTGAATGGAGCTCCGTGAGCCCCAGCAACACCTCGGCCAACTTGTCCACTCACCGTGCATGCCCGCTGGGCTTTGGCTATTCCGACGTGGTTGACGTTTGCGTTTTGGAGACCGTGGTCATTGTGCTGCTGACAGTCCTGATCATCATGGGCAATCTGACGGTCATCTTTGTATTTCATtgtgcccccctcctccaccactaCACCACAAGCTACTTCATCCAGACGATGGCCTACGCAGACCTGTTCGTGGGGGTAAGCTGCTTGGTTCCTGCTCTGACCCTTCTTCACTATTCCACGGGCATGCAGGAGTCCCTGACCTGCCAGGTGTTTGGGTACATCATTTCAGTGTTGAAGAGTGTATCTATGGCATGTCTGGCATGCATCAGTATTGACCGCTATCTTGCCATCACCAAACCACTCTCCTATAACCAACTGGTAACTCCGTGTCGCCTTAGGATCTGTATCGTTCTTATATGGATTTACTCCGGTGTAGTGTTCTTGCCCTCATTCTTTGGATGGGAGAAGCCAGGTTATCACGGAGACATCTTTGAATGGTGTGCCAACTTCTGGGAAACTAATGCTTACTTCACGGGCTTTATCGTCTGCCTGCTTTATGCACCAGCAGCTTCCATTGTCTGCTTTACCTACTTCCACATATTTAAAATCTGCCGGCAGCACACCAAAGAAATCAACGAACGTCGTGCCCGATTCCCCAGCCAGGACGTGGAAGCTGCTGAAGGTAGTCCCAGCCCCGACCGGAGCTACGCAATGGTCCTGTTTCGGATTACAAGTGTCTTCTACGTGCTGTGGCTTCCCTACATTGTTTATTTTCTGCTGGAGAgctcgcgggtgttggagagcccctCGCTGTCCTTTGTGACAACGTGGCTGGCCATCAGCAACAGCTTCTGCAACTGCCTCATCTACAACCTCTCCAACAGCGTCTTCAGGCTGGGACTACGGAGACTATGGGAAGCTGTCTGCTCGCTGTGCACATGCCTGGGAGATGAGTCTCTGCGAGATCCCATCCCCAGGAAACGGGCCAATTCCTGCTCCATCTGA